The following coding sequences are from one Triticum aestivum cultivar Chinese Spring chromosome 5A, IWGSC CS RefSeq v2.1, whole genome shotgun sequence window:
- the LOC123105922 gene encoding E3 ubiquitin-protein ligase WAV3, which translates to MEAPDQENPCAICLGGMAAGGGQATFTAECSHTFHFNCISASVAHGHLVCPLCNARWRELPFLRPTAPVPQPQPRTLPRLGRPVPMHAVQPPSEPIASPPLMHGGMPPFPAQVPLPPHGHIMQHHQPPPPPPDAQIMQHHQPPPHVHTVQHHQPPPEPAVVFNDDEQVEPASGQPADSTPAAASNGAVVVKTHAEYSAVARDSSSDNFAVLVHVKAPSMANTVAAGSDKPPPRAPLDLVTVLDVSGSMSGHKLALLKQAMRFVIDNLGPDDRLSIVSFSSEARRLTRLTRMSDAGKALAVSAVESLVARGGTNIAEGLRTAAKVLDERRHRNAVSSVVLLSDGQDTYTMMRRRGSSGVQANNYEELVPPSFARTGADGEWSAPIHTFGFGNDHDAAAMHVIAEATGGTFSFIEKEAVIQDAFAQCIGGLLSVVVQEARIAVSCVHPGVRVVSVKSGRYESRVDEDGRAASVRVGELYADEERRFLLFLAVPRAEATDGDTTALVKVVFSYRNAATGAEVSVTAEDTAVARPEHAPSASERSVEVERERIRVEAAEDIAAARAAAERGEHQEAVEILENRQRALEQSEAAGDGDPMIMALGAELQEMRERVSDRQSYMRSGRAYMLAGMSAHQQQRATSRQMLEPEEQQTLMRARNGGPRRMIRRGVGSIAGGYRAAAPVAEASNEATMSYATPAMRAMLLRSRVARGASTEQGQQEEQPPMAGEEDAGSSEVKIQAPKET; encoded by the exons ATGGAAGCCCCTGACCAG GAGAATCCTTGCGCCATCTGCCTCGGCGGCATGGCCGCCGGCGGCGGGCAGGCCACCTTCACGGCGGAGTGCTCACACACCTTCCACTTCAATTGCATCTCCGCCAGCGTCGCGCACGGCCACCTCGTCTGCCCGCTCTGCAACGCGCGCTGGCGAGAGCTGCCGTTCCTAAGACCCACCGCGCCggtgccgcagccgcagccgcgtaCGCTGCCTAGGCTGGGTCGTCCCGTTCCCATGCACGCCGTGCAGCCTCCGAGCGAGCCCATAGCATCGCCTCCTCTCATGCACGGCGGGATGCCTCCGTTCCCAGCGCAGGTACCGCTGCCGCCGCACGGGCATATCATGCAGcatcaccagccgccgccgccgccgccggatgcgCAAATCATGCAGCATCACCAGCCGCCGCCGCACGTGCACACCGTCCAGCATCATcagccgccgcccgagcctgcgGTCGTCTTCAACGACGACGAGCAGGTGGAGCCGGCCTCCGGGCAGCCAGCTGACAGCACACCGGCAGCTGCGTCGAACGGGGCAGTGGTCGTCAAGACGCACGCCGAGTACTCGGCCGTCGCCCGGGACTCGTCCAGCGACAACTTCGCCGTGCTCGTGCACGTCAAGGCTCCATCGATGGCCAACACCGTGGCGGCCGGCAGCGACAagccgccgccgcgcgcgccgctgGACCTCGTGACGGTGCTCGACGTCAGCGGCAGCATGAGCGGCCACAAGCTGGCGCTGCTGAAGCAGGCCATGCGGTTCGTCATCGACAACCTTGGCCCCGACGACCGCCTCTCCATCGTGTCCTTCTCCTCCGAGGCGCGCCGGCTGACCAGGCTCACGCGCATGTCGGACGCCGGGAAGGCACTGGCCGTGAGCGCCGTGGAGTCCCTCGTGGCGCGCGGCGGCACCAACATTGCCGAGGGGCTCCGCACGGCCGCCAAGGTGCTCGACGAGCGCCGGCACAGGAACGCCGTCTCCAGCGTCGTGCTCCTCTCCGACGGCCAAGACACCTACACCATGATGAGGCGCCGTGGATCGTCTGGCGTCCAGGCCAACAACTATGAGGAGCTCGTCCCGCCCTCCTTCGCGCGCACTGGCGCTGACGGTGAGTGGTCCGCGCCGATCCACACCTTTGGCTTCGGCAACGACCACGACGCGGCCGCGATGCACGTCATAGCCGAGGCGACAGGCGGCACGTTCTCGTTCATCGAGAAAGAGGCTGTGATCCAGGACGCGTTCGCGCAGTGCAtaggcggcctgctctccgtcgtGGTCCAGGAGGCGCGCATCGCCGTGTCGTGCGTGCACCCCGGCGTTCGTGTCGTGTCCGTCAAGTCCGGCCGTTACGAGAGCCGCGTCGACGAGGACGGCCGCGCTGCGTCTGTTCGAGTTGGGGAGCTCTACGCCGACGAGGAGAGGCGTTTCTTGCTGTTCCTGGCCGTGCCAAGAGCCGAAGCGACAGACGGCGACACCACTGCTCTGGTGAAAGTGGTCTTCAGCTACAGAAACGCGGCGACCGGCGCGGAGGTGAGCGTGACGGCCGAGGACACGGCGGTGGCGAGGCCAGAGCACGCGCCGAGCGCGTCGGAGCGGTCGGTGGAGGTGGAGCGGGAGCGCATCCGGGTGGAGGCGGCAGAGGACATCGCGgcagcgagggcggcggcggagcggggcgAGCACCAGGAGGCGGTGGAGATCCTTGAGAACCGTCAGCGAGCGCTGGAGCAGTCGGAGGCGGCAGGGGACGGCGACCCCATGATCATGGCACTGGGGGCCGAGCTGCAGGAGATGCGCGAGCGCGTGTCAGACCGGCAGAGCTACATGCGGTCGGGCCGGGCGTACATGCTGGCCGGCATGAGCGCGCACCAGCAGCAGCGCGCCACCTCCAGGCAGATGCTGGAGCCGGAGGAGCAGCAGACGTTGATGAGGGCGCGGAATGGTGGACCGAGGAGGATGATCAGAAGAGGAGTGGGGTCGATCGCGGGGGGATATAGGGCGGCGGCGCCAGTGGCCGAGGCGTCCAACGAGGCGACGATGTCGTACGCGACGCCGGCCATGCGCGCCATGCTGCTGCGCTCGCGTGTGGCGCGGGGGGCGTCGACCGAGCAAGGACAGCAGGAGGAGCAGCCGCCCATGGCCGGAGAAGAAGATGCCGGGAGCTCCGAAGTGAAGATCCAAGCCCCAAAGGAGACGTAA